In Agrobacterium sp. RAC06, a single window of DNA contains:
- a CDS encoding DUF2270 domain-containing protein, translating into MEQTSEDRSDILPLESAEPARLAPALPASSAEKANMIIHYYRGEIGRMTSWRDRIDRTTNWSMTVVAGLLSVSLSTPSSHHGVVLFAMLLVSVFLFIEARRYRFFDVYRARVRLLERHYFSQALCPQAELKPDWAAAIAASLRRPVFLMAYREALFRRIRRNYIWMYLILLLAWALKISSPKLQQNEVPAEFVSSLSQIVQNAHLGPLHGGIVLALVGAIYIALLLAILYREPKDGEIAHGEVHV; encoded by the coding sequence ATGGAACAAACGTCTGAGGATAGGTCCGACATCCTGCCGCTGGAGAGCGCAGAGCCCGCGCGCCTCGCACCGGCCTTGCCGGCGAGTTCGGCCGAGAAGGCCAACATGATCATCCACTATTATCGGGGCGAGATCGGTCGCATGACGAGCTGGCGCGACCGGATAGACCGAACGACGAACTGGTCTATGACGGTCGTGGCGGGCCTTTTGTCCGTTTCGCTGTCAACGCCGTCGTCGCATCATGGCGTGGTGCTGTTCGCCATGCTTCTGGTCTCGGTCTTCCTCTTTATCGAGGCGCGCCGCTATCGCTTCTTCGATGTCTACCGGGCGCGGGTCCGCCTGCTCGAGCGGCACTATTTCTCCCAGGCGCTCTGCCCGCAGGCCGAATTGAAACCCGATTGGGCGGCGGCGATCGCGGCCAGCCTTCGACGGCCCGTCTTCCTGATGGCGTACCGCGAAGCACTCTTCCGTCGTATCCGGCGAAACTACATCTGGATGTATCTCATTCTGCTTCTCGCCTGGGCGCTTAAAATCTCCAGCCCGAAGCTGCAACAGAACGAGGTGCCCGCCGAGTTCGTCAGCAGCCTGTCCCAAATCGTCCAGAACGCCCATCTTGGACCGCTGCATGGCGGCATCGTGCTGGCGCTGGTCGGGGCCATCTATATCGCGCTGCTCCTCGCCATCCTATACCGGGAGCCGAAAGATGGCGAAATTGCCCATGGCGAGGTGCATGTCTGA
- a CDS encoding OmpA family protein, which translates to MFNKRLLNTVAIPVLSVAVLAKPVAASVTGHPERQTQTRQAEEQLIQLAQAVTCTDGSEAPDAETCAARDAQAAAEEEARRQAEAEAQAAAEAEAQRQAEAEAQAAAEAEAQRQAAAEAQAAAEAEAQRQAEAEAQAAAEAEAQRQAEAEAQAAAEAEAQAAAAEAEAQAAAEAEAQRQAEAEAQAAAEAEAQQQAEQAQPVEEPQAVTCADGSQAASEAECPAPATEPTEEPQPAEEQPAEEQQPTEEEAAPQQTDEQAPAAEEELRPGQDAAGEQPATEGEVPANQAEQPADQQPVEEQATGEDVPAEGQPEGEQVLVPAVEPPADQPVQEITDTRTTEEKEAIAEDPSQTSETVVLPVENGAAVLDSDKDADNTGGEGVREQRNELRAQEDVAPPPETDAEAQVETTAADQETMQATIAEQGTTLDAAPTFEVPTTVVNNVSNSTVTNNVTNNVTNNTIVQNNVVNQVTEVRVIEQIDNRTVINVGDRIVVRGDDRERLRYDAEETYYEQLPRGRTRETIERADGSKLVTVYNRYGDIIIRSRISPRGREYVLMYSPEADRERPTMYVDVGLSLPPMRLTIPVSDYIVSTTRSPDRDYYEFLGQPPVERVERVYSIDEVKSSARIRDKVRRIDLDTITFPSGSAEVPLEQARTLRKVAQAIEQLLEKDPGEVFLIEGHTDAVGSDRSNLVLSDRRAETVANLLTEVYGIPPENMSVQGYGERFLKIRTEAAEQQNRRVAIRRVTTLVRPAGVSSND; encoded by the coding sequence ATGTTCAACAAGAGATTGCTCAACACAGTGGCAATCCCGGTCCTGTCTGTCGCGGTACTGGCGAAGCCTGTCGCTGCGTCTGTCACCGGACATCCAGAACGCCAGACGCAGACGCGACAGGCTGAAGAACAGCTGATCCAGCTGGCCCAGGCCGTCACCTGCACGGATGGCTCGGAAGCGCCTGATGCTGAGACGTGCGCTGCCCGCGATGCCCAGGCGGCGGCTGAGGAAGAAGCACGCCGCCAGGCCGAAGCGGAAGCTCAGGCTGCCGCCGAGGCGGAGGCGCAGCGTCAGGCTGAGGCAGAAGCCCAGGCAGCCGCTGAGGCGGAAGCTCAGCGTCAGGCCGCTGCCGAAGCGCAGGCCGCCGCCGAAGCAGAAGCTCAGCGTCAGGCCGAAGCCGAAGCCCAGGCAGCCGCCGAGGCGGAGGCACAGCGTCAGGCCGAAGCGGAAGCTCAGGCCGCCGCCGAGGCAGAGGCTCAGGCAGCAGCAGCAGAAGCAGAAGCCCAGGCCGCTGCAGAAGCGGAAGCTCAGCGTCAGGCCGAAGCAGAAGCTCAGGCTGCCGCAGAGGCCGAAGCCCAGCAGCAGGCTGAACAAGCGCAACCTGTCGAGGAACCGCAGGCCGTGACTTGTGCCGATGGTTCGCAGGCAGCCTCAGAAGCTGAATGCCCGGCTCCCGCAACTGAGCCGACCGAGGAGCCGCAGCCCGCTGAAGAACAGCCAGCCGAAGAGCAGCAGCCGACCGAGGAGGAAGCTGCACCCCAGCAGACCGACGAGCAGGCTCCTGCCGCCGAAGAAGAGCTGCGCCCCGGTCAGGACGCTGCAGGCGAACAGCCGGCGACCGAAGGCGAAGTGCCTGCCAATCAGGCTGAACAGCCGGCCGACCAGCAGCCCGTGGAAGAGCAGGCAACCGGTGAGGACGTACCAGCCGAAGGCCAGCCGGAAGGCGAGCAAGTGCTCGTTCCTGCCGTAGAACCGCCGGCTGATCAGCCGGTGCAGGAGATCACCGACACCCGCACGACCGAAGAGAAGGAAGCCATCGCCGAGGATCCGTCCCAGACGTCCGAGACGGTCGTTCTGCCGGTTGAAAACGGTGCAGCCGTCCTCGACAGCGACAAGGATGCCGACAACACGGGCGGCGAGGGTGTGCGTGAGCAGCGCAACGAATTGCGTGCCCAGGAAGATGTGGCGCCGCCGCCGGAAACCGATGCTGAGGCTCAGGTCGAAACGACCGCCGCCGATCAGGAGACGATGCAGGCGACGATTGCCGAGCAGGGCACGACGCTTGATGCTGCGCCGACCTTCGAAGTGCCGACAACCGTCGTCAACAACGTGTCGAACAGCACGGTGACCAACAATGTCACCAATAACGTCACCAACAACACGATCGTGCAGAACAACGTGGTCAATCAGGTCACAGAGGTCCGGGTCATCGAGCAGATCGATAACCGCACGGTCATCAATGTCGGCGACCGGATCGTTGTTCGTGGCGACGACCGCGAACGTCTGCGCTACGATGCCGAGGAGACCTATTACGAGCAGCTCCCGCGTGGCCGCACGCGTGAGACCATCGAGCGTGCCGACGGCAGCAAGCTGGTGACGGTGTACAACCGTTACGGTGACATCATCATCCGTTCGCGCATTTCTCCGCGCGGTCGGGAATATGTACTGATGTATTCGCCGGAAGCCGACAGAGAACGTCCGACCATGTATGTCGACGTCGGTCTGTCCTTGCCGCCGATGCGTCTGACCATTCCGGTCAGCGACTACATCGTCAGCACAACGCGTTCGCCGGACCGGGACTACTATGAGTTCCTCGGCCAGCCGCCGGTCGAGCGTGTCGAGCGCGTCTATTCGATCGACGAAGTGAAGTCGTCGGCGCGTATCCGCGACAAGGTTCGTCGTATCGACCTCGATACGATTACCTTCCCGTCGGGTTCTGCCGAGGTGCCGCTGGAACAGGCTCGTACCCTGCGCAAGGTTGCCCAGGCGATTGAGCAACTGCTCGAAAAGGATCCGGGCGAAGTCTTCCTGATCGAAGGCCATACGGACGCCGTCGGTTCGGATCGTTCGAACCTCGTCCTTTCCGACCGGCGTGCAGAAACCGTCGCGAACCTACTGACCGAAGTTTACGGCATCCCGCCGGAAAACATGTCGGTCCAGGGCTACGGCGAGCGCTTCCTGAAGATCCGCACGGAAGCGGCCGAACAGCAGAACCGTCGCGTCGCGATCCGCCGCGTGACCA
- a CDS encoding ABC transporter substrate-binding protein: MRIPTRFLAAASIAALSLFAGSAMAQEKLIIGTEGAYPPFNNLEADGSLSGFDIDIAKALCEEMKVTCEFVTQDWDGIIPALQAKKFDAIIASMSITPERLEKVDFSKKYYNTPPAVAVPKDSTITDVAGLAGKTIGAQSSTTHANYAEKHMAYSELKLYPTADEYKLDLEGGRVDAVVDDIVVLSEWLKTEAGACCKILTPLPVDVEINGDGAGIAVRKGETELADKFTAAIAGIRANGKYEEINKKYFDFDVYGE, encoded by the coding sequence ATGCGTATTCCGACACGTTTTCTGGCCGCAGCATCGATCGCTGCCCTTTCGCTCTTTGCCGGTTCGGCCATGGCGCAGGAAAAGCTGATCATCGGCACCGAAGGCGCCTATCCGCCCTTCAACAACCTTGAAGCCGACGGCTCGCTGTCTGGTTTCGACATCGACATCGCCAAGGCGCTTTGCGAGGAGATGAAGGTCACCTGCGAATTCGTCACCCAGGATTGGGACGGCATCATTCCAGCCCTTCAGGCCAAGAAGTTCGACGCCATCATCGCATCCATGTCGATCACCCCGGAACGTCTGGAGAAGGTCGACTTCTCCAAGAAGTACTACAACACTCCGCCGGCCGTTGCCGTGCCGAAGGATTCGACCATCACCGACGTAGCCGGCCTCGCTGGCAAGACGATCGGCGCCCAGTCTTCGACCACGCATGCCAACTATGCGGAAAAGCATATGGCGTACAGCGAACTGAAGCTCTACCCGACCGCTGACGAATACAAGCTCGACCTCGAAGGCGGCCGCGTTGACGCCGTCGTCGACGATATCGTCGTTCTCTCGGAATGGCTGAAGACCGAAGCCGGCGCCTGCTGCAAGATCCTGACGCCGCTTCCGGTTGATGTCGAAATCAACGGCGATGGCGCTGGTATCGCCGTCCGCAAGGGCGAGACAGAGCTGGCCGACAAGTTCACCGCAGCGATCGCCGGCATCCGTGCCAATGGCAAGTACGAAGAAATCAACAAGAAGTATTTCGATTTCGACGTTTACGGCGAGTGA
- a CDS encoding class I SAM-dependent DNA methyltransferase has translation MAKIDEEALAEAYNRALTLEKAGDIDAAVKAYEEVLAIDPDDHGGASVRIAALGRGEAPPKAPDAYVETLFDQHAEAFEDILVEQLGYTVPMMVRQRLQSLGLGPFKRLLDLGCGTGLTGGALRDVVDDMTGIDISEKMVEIAHEKDLYETLYVAELEDFLEDNDDEPFDLVTATDVLPYLGALEPLFFGAAENMSDGGIFVFSSETMPDDIMAGRPFMVGPHQRFVHSETYVRERLAATGFEVVEITDINVRMQDGNPSPGHLVVAKKTTT, from the coding sequence ATGGCCAAGATCGACGAAGAAGCCCTGGCAGAAGCCTATAACCGCGCACTCACCCTTGAGAAGGCAGGCGATATCGACGCAGCTGTCAAGGCCTATGAGGAAGTGCTGGCGATCGACCCCGATGACCACGGCGGCGCATCGGTCCGTATTGCTGCACTTGGCCGCGGCGAAGCCCCGCCCAAAGCACCCGACGCCTATGTCGAGACGCTCTTCGACCAGCACGCCGAAGCCTTCGAGGACATTCTCGTCGAACAGCTCGGCTACACCGTGCCGATGATGGTCCGCCAGCGCCTGCAGTCGCTCGGTCTCGGCCCGTTCAAGCGCCTTCTCGACCTCGGCTGTGGCACAGGCCTGACCGGCGGCGCGCTGCGCGACGTGGTGGACGACATGACCGGGATCGACATTTCCGAAAAGATGGTCGAGATCGCCCATGAAAAGGATCTCTACGAGACCCTCTATGTGGCCGAACTCGAGGATTTCCTCGAGGACAATGACGACGAACCCTTCGACCTCGTGACCGCAACCGACGTGCTGCCCTATCTCGGCGCCCTCGAACCGCTTTTCTTTGGCGCTGCCGAGAACATGAGCGACGGCGGGATCTTCGTCTTCTCGTCCGAAACGATGCCGGACGACATCATGGCCGGGAGGCCCTTCATGGTCGGCCCGCACCAGCGCTTCGTACATTCCGAGACCTATGTGCGTGAACGACTGGCCGCGACAGGCTTCGAAGTGGTCGAGATCACCGACATCAACGTACGCATGCAGGACGGCAACCCGTCGCCAGGGCATCTGGTCGTCGCGAAAAAGACCACAACCTAA
- a CDS encoding ABC transporter permease gives MGGLSSALGSIWEWINYTFDPLCGPVGLFRLLATDTLVGCGDTGWGDEIAFGVKVTISLALATLPVGLALGFLIALARQSGEWSLRAATGVYTTIFRGLPELLTLFIVYFGFQILVQSVLTWLGIDQRVEINAFVAGMIALSVVFSSYASEVLLSAFQAIPRGQYEAGSAVGLSRRKTMWLIIVPQLIRIALPGLSNLWLVLLKDTALVSVIGLADIVRQTGVAARVTKEAFMFYGIACLLYLVLATVSSIGLNAIARWANRAEASR, from the coding sequence ATGGGCGGATTGTCTTCCGCGCTCGGCTCGATCTGGGAATGGATCAATTACACGTTCGATCCGCTCTGTGGTCCCGTCGGGCTCTTCCGGCTGTTGGCGACCGATACGCTTGTCGGATGCGGTGACACCGGCTGGGGCGACGAGATTGCCTTCGGCGTCAAGGTGACGATCTCGCTGGCACTTGCGACACTGCCCGTCGGTCTTGCCCTCGGCTTCCTTATTGCACTGGCGCGCCAATCGGGTGAATGGAGCCTACGGGCTGCGACCGGCGTCTACACGACCATCTTTCGCGGGCTGCCCGAACTCCTGACACTCTTCATCGTCTATTTCGGCTTCCAGATTCTCGTCCAGTCCGTCCTGACCTGGCTCGGGATCGACCAACGCGTCGAGATCAATGCCTTCGTGGCCGGCATGATCGCCCTCTCCGTCGTCTTCTCGTCCTATGCCTCGGAAGTTCTGCTGTCGGCGTTCCAGGCCATCCCGCGCGGTCAGTACGAGGCCGGTAGCGCGGTCGGCCTGTCGAGGCGCAAGACCATGTGGCTGATCATCGTGCCCCAGTTGATCCGCATCGCCCTCCCGGGCCTCAGCAATCTCTGGCTGGTGCTCCTGAAGGATACGGCGCTCGTCTCGGTCATCGGCCTGGCAGATATCGTGCGGCAGACCGGTGTGGCGGCGCGCGTGACCAAGGAAGCCTTCATGTTCTACGGGATCGCCTGCCTTCTCTATCTCGTGCTTGCCACAGTCTCCTCGATCGGCCTGAACGCCATCGCACGCTGGGCAAACCGCGCGGAGGCGAGCCGATGA
- a CDS encoding ABC transporter permease — MTHALEMIPARPAPPVKASRINLARVAGYGILTLWAVLGLALVLYLASSWDPAKIERYGWRYLDGLATTLMLTFGSITLGALLSLPVTFARMARNPILNTVAYAYVYVFRSTPMLLQIFLIYYGLGSFRPQIEAIGLWWFFREAWYCALFAMTLNTAAYQAEILRGAIQSVPRGQTEGAKSLGLPTSITFWKIILPQALIVALRPYGNEIIFMIKGSAVVAVVTVLDLMGQTRYAFSRTFDYQTYLWAAIFYLAIVEALRHAWGAIEARLTRHLKR, encoded by the coding sequence ATGACCCACGCATTGGAGATGATCCCTGCCCGCCCGGCGCCACCGGTGAAGGCAAGCCGCATCAACCTGGCCCGCGTCGCCGGCTATGGAATCCTCACTCTCTGGGCTGTTCTCGGGCTCGCACTTGTCTTGTACCTCGCATCGAGCTGGGATCCGGCAAAGATCGAGCGCTATGGCTGGCGGTACCTGGACGGTCTCGCCACCACCCTGATGCTGACCTTCGGGTCGATCACGCTCGGCGCGCTCCTTTCTCTTCCCGTCACCTTCGCCCGCATGGCGCGGAACCCGATCCTGAACACGGTGGCCTACGCCTATGTCTATGTCTTCCGCAGCACGCCGATGCTGTTGCAGATCTTCCTGATCTATTATGGCCTCGGCTCATTCCGTCCGCAGATCGAAGCGATCGGCCTCTGGTGGTTCTTCCGCGAGGCCTGGTATTGCGCGCTGTTTGCCATGACGCTGAACACGGCAGCCTATCAGGCGGAAATCCTGCGCGGTGCGATCCAAAGCGTACCGCGTGGTCAGACGGAAGGTGCCAAGTCTCTTGGCCTGCCCACGTCGATTACCTTCTGGAAGATCATCCTGCCGCAGGCCCTGATCGTCGCCCTTCGCCCATATGGCAACGAGATCATCTTCATGATCAAGGGCTCGGCCGTCGTCGCAGTCGTCACCGTTCTCGATCTCATGGGCCAGACCCGTTATGCCTTCTCGCGCACCTTCGACTACCAGACCTATCTCTGGGCGGCGATCTTCTATCTCGCCATCGTCGAGGCGCTGCGCCACGCATGGGGTGCGATCGAGGCGCGCCTGACCCGCCACCTGAAACGCTGA
- a CDS encoding usg protein yields the protein MNSEMELMLKGYGLTTAQILYRLPDHPSLLQTYIWQHYDLAPDFPEMRGFLRFWQDKIEGPLHSVTYVHKRMIAASEWRSLKGEFILH from the coding sequence ATGAACAGCGAAATGGAACTGATGCTGAAGGGTTACGGGCTGACAACCGCCCAGATCCTCTACCGCCTGCCCGATCATCCTTCCCTGCTGCAGACCTATATCTGGCAGCATTACGATCTGGCTCCGGACTTTCCGGAGATGCGCGGCTTCCTGCGCTTCTGGCAGGACAAGATCGAAGGCCCGCTCCACTCGGTGACCTATGTGCACAAGAGGATGATCGCGGCCAGCGAATGGCGTTCACTGAAAGGCGAGTTCATTCTGCACTGA